The following are from one region of the Streptomyces decoyicus genome:
- a CDS encoding IPT/TIG domain-containing protein: MQVTVTGPGGTSNGVPFTYTTAPVPTLTSVTPTSGPTAGGTTVTLTGTGLATASAVRFGATPAASFTVVSDTHITAVTPAGTGTVPVTVTTPGGTSNGISYTYSAAPILSGISPNQGPTSGGNTVTLTGANLTGATAVTFGTTPATSFTVVSPTQITAVVPAATAGPIGVTVTTPGGTSTLPSAYFYVSTPVLTGVAPPSGPLSGGNTVTLTGVHLIEATAVRFGTTAASAFTVVSDTQITAVVPAGAAGLTDVTVSTAGGTSNAASYTYLAAPVVTTLIPSQGPASGGITFTLTGTNLAQATTVLVGGAPAGFTVVSDSHIVVDALPGAAGPVTVTVTTPGGTSAPKTYTRVGSPGI, encoded by the coding sequence GTGCAGGTCACTGTGACGGGACCCGGAGGAACGAGCAACGGTGTGCCATTCACGTACACGACGGCTCCGGTGCCCACCCTGACCTCGGTAACCCCCACATCGGGCCCGACAGCCGGCGGCACAACAGTCACACTCACCGGCACGGGGCTGGCCACTGCCAGCGCGGTGCGGTTCGGCGCTACGCCCGCAGCCTCCTTCACCGTGGTCTCCGACACCCACATCACTGCCGTCACCCCTGCCGGGACCGGCACCGTACCGGTCACCGTCACGACCCCGGGCGGCACCAGCAACGGGATCTCCTACACCTACTCCGCGGCCCCCATCCTGAGCGGCATCAGCCCCAACCAGGGCCCCACCTCGGGCGGGAACACCGTCACCCTCACCGGCGCCAACCTCACGGGAGCCACCGCGGTCACCTTCGGCACCACCCCGGCAACTTCCTTCACGGTCGTCTCCCCGACCCAGATCACCGCCGTGGTCCCTGCGGCCACCGCAGGGCCGATCGGTGTCACCGTCACCACCCCGGGCGGCACCAGCACCCTCCCGAGCGCCTACTTCTACGTCAGCACCCCGGTCCTCACCGGCGTCGCCCCGCCCTCGGGCCCGCTCTCGGGCGGGAACACCGTTACCCTCACCGGTGTCCATCTCATCGAGGCCACCGCGGTGCGCTTCGGTACCACCGCAGCGTCAGCGTTCACGGTGGTCTCGGACACCCAGATCACGGCTGTGGTTCCTGCGGGAGCCGCGGGTCTGACCGATGTCACCGTCAGTACCGCCGGCGGGACGAGCAACGCGGCCTCCTACACCTACCTGGCGGCACCCGTTGTCACGACTCTGATCCCAAGTCAGGGGCCCGCCTCCGGTGGCATCACCTTCACCCTCACCGGCACCAACCTCGCCCAGGCGACCACGGTGCTCGTTGGCGGCGCCCCTGCCGGGTTCACGGTCGTCTCCGACAGCCACATCGTCGTCGACGCCCTGCCCGGAGCCGCCGGGCCGGTCACTGTCACCGTCACCACGCCCGGCGGCACCAGCGCCCCGAAGACCTACACGCGAGTCGGCTCACCAGGGATCTGA
- a CDS encoding IPT/TIG domain-containing protein, protein MPISPNQGSTGGGTTVTITGTNLGGATSVHFGTKTATITANTPTSVTVTSPSGTGTVPVTVTTPGGTSNPLSFFYVGAPFKSSIAPVSGITGGGNTVTINGTGLTTATAVNFGAATATPTVVNDGQLTVTVPAGAAAGPVSVSVTTAGGTNNGLSYTYVDGPTLGTLNPASGPASGGTAVTIPGSNFTTTQSVTFGATPAPFSVINDSTISAVTPPGAAGATDVTVTTSGGSTTATGGYTYLAGPGI, encoded by the coding sequence ATGCCTATCTCCCCCAACCAGGGATCGACCGGAGGCGGAACCACCGTCACCATCACCGGTACCAACCTCGGCGGCGCCACCTCGGTGCACTTCGGCACCAAGACAGCCACCATCACGGCCAACACCCCCACATCGGTCACCGTCACCAGCCCGTCCGGCACCGGCACGGTTCCGGTGACCGTGACCACCCCCGGCGGCACCAGCAACCCGCTGTCGTTCTTCTACGTCGGCGCACCGTTCAAGTCCAGCATCGCCCCCGTATCCGGCATCACCGGCGGCGGGAATACCGTCACCATCAACGGCACCGGCCTGACCACCGCCACCGCGGTGAACTTCGGTGCCGCCACGGCGACCCCGACCGTGGTCAACGACGGCCAGCTGACCGTCACCGTACCGGCGGGCGCGGCGGCCGGGCCGGTGAGCGTCAGTGTCACCACCGCGGGCGGTACCAACAACGGTCTGTCCTACACCTACGTCGACGGCCCCACCCTGGGCACGCTCAACCCCGCCTCCGGCCCGGCGTCCGGCGGAACTGCGGTGACCATCCCCGGCAGCAACTTCACCACCACCCAGTCGGTCACCTTCGGAGCCACGCCCGCACCGTTCTCCGTCATCAACGACAGCACCATTTCCGCCGTCACTCCGCCCGGGGCTGCCGGTGCCACCGACGTCACCGTGACCACCAGCGGTGGTAGCACCACCGCCACCGGTGGCTACACCTACTTGGCCGGACCTGGCATCTGA